In one window of Dromaius novaehollandiae isolate bDroNov1 chromosome W, bDroNov1.hap1, whole genome shotgun sequence DNA:
- the LOC112983589 gene encoding disabled homolog 2 isoform X1, translating into MSTEAETTTISSQPEQQAPPKAQPSKKEKKKGSEKTDESLLARFKGDGVKYKAKLIGIDDVPEARGDKMSQDSMMKLKGMAVAARSQGQHKQKIWVNISLSGIKIIDEKTGVIEHEHPVNKISFIARDVTDNRAFGYICGGEGQHQFFAIKTAQQAEPLVVDLKDLFQLIYNMKKKEEEDKKKSEEVNKTENGNEALPADQTDKLKLGVDQMDLFGDMSTPPDVSSPTETKEILLVDLNSEIETKQTFTKEDLFLNGITTSLPQPKPQPPFLPETSFSANLSFFPTPNPDPFSDDPFAQPDQSAQPSFDSLESADQKKEGLSTLTPVGNGASNGDIDYFGKQFDQISNRTGKREALTSQWPFESKPSAARTPNGVPEREQNGFLKAPSNLFVEGPSKGVSLQNGIKLDSESNIQLMSHESITISPPPQSTKPGRGRRSVKTASSDLFSSDLFAPTTESLGLTSVAQPGPVPTSPLDLFKASPTTAPPLAGLGGLPVTTSPWSAQTSAFTQAASVFPGSMMPAQPTGFTQPLAFGTQAVSSWNQPASFGPAPSQSPGLWAQPAQVPSTSWAQPSNAVNPFQSSVFPPSTLPAQTPSVLPSMTTTTSPPQPPPRTAPQKELSKKESDAFIALDPLGDREMKDVKEMFKDFQLTKPPAVPARRGEQQSLSEPPKPVPRQSALPADGLFESQPKPDLFSTSAKESQKSPSGPFGDPFGNPFA; encoded by the exons ATGTCTACTGAAGCTGAAACTACTACTATCAGCAGCCAGCCTGAGCAGCAGGCTCCACCAAAAGCACAACcttcaaagaaggagaaaaagaaag GGTCAGAAAAGACAGATGAATCTCTCTTGGCTAGATTCAAAGGTGATGGTGTAAAATACAAAGCTAAACTAATTGGCATTGATGATGTCCCAGAAGCAAGAGGAGACAAAATGAGTCAGGATTCAATGATGAAGCTGAAG GGAATGGCAGTGGCAGCCCGTTCCCAGGGTCAGCACAAACAGAAGATCTGGGTGAACATCTCCCTCTCTGGTATCAAGATAATAGATGAGAAAACTGGG GTCATAGAGCATGAGCATCCAGTGAACAAAATCTCCTTTATTGCTCGGGATGTAACAGACAATCGTGCCTTTGGCTATATTTGTGGAGGCGAGGGCCAGCACCAGTTCTTTGCCATAAAAACAGCACAACAG GCTGAGCCTCTAGTTGTTGATCTTAAGGACCTGTTCCAGCTAATATATAAtatgaagaaaaaggaggaggaagacaagaaaaaG agTGAAGAAGTCAATAAGACTGAG AATGGTAATGAAGCACTGCCTGCTGATCAAACTGACAAACTGAAACTG GGAGTTGACCAGATGGACTTGTTTGGGGATATGTCCACGCCTCCTGATGTGAGCAGTCCCACA GAAACTAAAGAGATTCTGTTAGTGGATCTAAACTCTGAAATTGAGACCAAACAGACTTTTACAAAAGAGGATCTCTTCTTGAATGGCATCACAACCTCTCTTCCACAACCAAAGCCACAGCCACCTTTCTTGCCTGAGACTTCTTTTTCTGCCAATCTCAGCTTCTTTCCCACACCTAATCCAGACCCTTTCAGTGATGATCCTTTTGCACAGCCAGACCAATCTGCACAGCCTTCATTTGATTCTCTAGAATCTGCTGATCAGAAGAAGGAAGGTCTGAGCACCTTGACACCGGTGGGTAATGGTGCTTCAAATGGTGATATTGACTACTTTGGTAAACAGTTTGACCAGATTTCTAATAGAACTGGCAAACGAGAAGCACTCACAAGCCAGTGGCCATTTGAGAGTAAACCGTCTGCAGCAAGAACCCCAAATGGGGTACCAGAGAGAGAACAGAATGGCTTTCTTAAAGCCCCATCAAACCTGTTTGTGGAAGGGCCTTCCAAAGGAGTATCTCTGCAGAATGGAATAAAGCTGGATTCTGAAAGCAATATCCAGCTTATGTCACATGAGTCTATAACAATTAGCCCACCACCACAAAGTACCAagccaggaagaggaaggaggtctGTCAAG actgcATCAAGTGACTTGTTTAGTTCAGACTTGTTTGCACCAACTACAGAGAGCCTTGGTTTGACTTCAGTGGCACAGCCAGGACCTGTGCCAACTAGCCCACTGGATCTCTTCAAAGCAAGTCCTACCACAGCACCTCCACTGGCTGGTCTAG GTGGCTTGCCAGTGACTACTTCACCATGGAGTGCACAGACCTCTGCCTTCACTCAGGCTGCATCAGTCTTTCCTGGATCTATGATGCCTGCTCAGCCTACAGGATTTACTCAACCACTTGCCTTTGGTACTCAAGCAGTGTCAAGCTGGAACCAGCCAGCATCTTTTGGTCCAGCACCCTCTCAGTCCCCTGGTCTGTGGGCACAGCCAGCACAAGTTCCATCTACTTCATGGGCACAGCCATCCAATGCTGTAAATCCATTCCAGAGTAGCGTATTCCCGCCTTCAACACTACCTGCTCAGACACCATCTGTACTGCCTTCCATGACAACAACTACTAGCCCACCTCAGCCACCACCTAGAACTGCACCTCAGAAGGAGCTATCCAAGAAAGAGAGTGATGCCTTTATTGCTCTGGATCCACTTGGAGATAGAGAGATGAAGGATGTCAAGGAAATGTTCAAAGACTTCCAGCTGACAAAGCCACCTGCAGTACCAGcaaggagaggagagcagcaaaGCCTTTCAG AACCTCCAAAGCCTGTTCCCCGACAGAGTGCTCTGCCAGCTGATGGCCTGTTTGAAAGTCAACCTAAACCAGACCTTTTCAGCACCTCTGCT AAGGAATCTCAGAAATCACCTTCTGGTCCATTTGGTGATCCTTTTGGCAACCCATTTGCATAG
- the LOC112983589 gene encoding disabled homolog 2 isoform X2, whose product MSTEAETTTISSQPEQQAPPKAQPSKKEKKKGSEKTDESLLARFKGDGVKYKAKLIGIDDVPEARGDKMSQDSMMKLKGMAVAARSQGQHKQKIWVNISLSGIKIIDEKTGVIEHEHPVNKISFIARDVTDNRAFGYICGGEGQHQFFAIKTAQQAEPLVVDLKDLFQLIYNMKKKEEEDKKKSEEVNKTENGNEALPADQTDKLKLGVDQMDLFGDMSTPPDVSSPTETKEILLVDLNSEIETKQTFTKEDLFLNGITTSLPQPKPQPPFLPETSFSANLSFFPTPNPDPFSDDPFAQPDQSAQPSFDSLESADQKKEGLSTLTPVGNGASNGDIDYFGKQFDQISNRTGKREALTSQWPFESKPSAARTPNGVPEREQNGFLKAPSNLFVEGPSKGVSLQNGIKLDSESNIQLMSHESITISPPPQSTKPGRGRRSVKTASSDLFSSDLFAPTTESLGLTSVAQPGPVPTSPLDLFKASPTTAPPLAGLGGLPVTTSPWSAQTSAFTQAASVFPGSMMPAQPTGFTQPLAFGTQAVSSWNQPASFGPAPSQSPGLWAQPAQVPSTSWAQPSNAVNPFQSSVFPPSTLPAQTPSVLPSMTTTTSPPQPPPRTAPQKELSKKESDAFIALDPLGDREMKDVKEMFKDFQLTKPPAVPARRGEQQSLSEPPKPVPRQSALPADGLFESQPKPDLFSTSAESQKSPSGPFGDPFGNPFA is encoded by the exons ATGTCTACTGAAGCTGAAACTACTACTATCAGCAGCCAGCCTGAGCAGCAGGCTCCACCAAAAGCACAACcttcaaagaaggagaaaaagaaag GGTCAGAAAAGACAGATGAATCTCTCTTGGCTAGATTCAAAGGTGATGGTGTAAAATACAAAGCTAAACTAATTGGCATTGATGATGTCCCAGAAGCAAGAGGAGACAAAATGAGTCAGGATTCAATGATGAAGCTGAAG GGAATGGCAGTGGCAGCCCGTTCCCAGGGTCAGCACAAACAGAAGATCTGGGTGAACATCTCCCTCTCTGGTATCAAGATAATAGATGAGAAAACTGGG GTCATAGAGCATGAGCATCCAGTGAACAAAATCTCCTTTATTGCTCGGGATGTAACAGACAATCGTGCCTTTGGCTATATTTGTGGAGGCGAGGGCCAGCACCAGTTCTTTGCCATAAAAACAGCACAACAG GCTGAGCCTCTAGTTGTTGATCTTAAGGACCTGTTCCAGCTAATATATAAtatgaagaaaaaggaggaggaagacaagaaaaaG agTGAAGAAGTCAATAAGACTGAG AATGGTAATGAAGCACTGCCTGCTGATCAAACTGACAAACTGAAACTG GGAGTTGACCAGATGGACTTGTTTGGGGATATGTCCACGCCTCCTGATGTGAGCAGTCCCACA GAAACTAAAGAGATTCTGTTAGTGGATCTAAACTCTGAAATTGAGACCAAACAGACTTTTACAAAAGAGGATCTCTTCTTGAATGGCATCACAACCTCTCTTCCACAACCAAAGCCACAGCCACCTTTCTTGCCTGAGACTTCTTTTTCTGCCAATCTCAGCTTCTTTCCCACACCTAATCCAGACCCTTTCAGTGATGATCCTTTTGCACAGCCAGACCAATCTGCACAGCCTTCATTTGATTCTCTAGAATCTGCTGATCAGAAGAAGGAAGGTCTGAGCACCTTGACACCGGTGGGTAATGGTGCTTCAAATGGTGATATTGACTACTTTGGTAAACAGTTTGACCAGATTTCTAATAGAACTGGCAAACGAGAAGCACTCACAAGCCAGTGGCCATTTGAGAGTAAACCGTCTGCAGCAAGAACCCCAAATGGGGTACCAGAGAGAGAACAGAATGGCTTTCTTAAAGCCCCATCAAACCTGTTTGTGGAAGGGCCTTCCAAAGGAGTATCTCTGCAGAATGGAATAAAGCTGGATTCTGAAAGCAATATCCAGCTTATGTCACATGAGTCTATAACAATTAGCCCACCACCACAAAGTACCAagccaggaagaggaaggaggtctGTCAAG actgcATCAAGTGACTTGTTTAGTTCAGACTTGTTTGCACCAACTACAGAGAGCCTTGGTTTGACTTCAGTGGCACAGCCAGGACCTGTGCCAACTAGCCCACTGGATCTCTTCAAAGCAAGTCCTACCACAGCACCTCCACTGGCTGGTCTAG GTGGCTTGCCAGTGACTACTTCACCATGGAGTGCACAGACCTCTGCCTTCACTCAGGCTGCATCAGTCTTTCCTGGATCTATGATGCCTGCTCAGCCTACAGGATTTACTCAACCACTTGCCTTTGGTACTCAAGCAGTGTCAAGCTGGAACCAGCCAGCATCTTTTGGTCCAGCACCCTCTCAGTCCCCTGGTCTGTGGGCACAGCCAGCACAAGTTCCATCTACTTCATGGGCACAGCCATCCAATGCTGTAAATCCATTCCAGAGTAGCGTATTCCCGCCTTCAACACTACCTGCTCAGACACCATCTGTACTGCCTTCCATGACAACAACTACTAGCCCACCTCAGCCACCACCTAGAACTGCACCTCAGAAGGAGCTATCCAAGAAAGAGAGTGATGCCTTTATTGCTCTGGATCCACTTGGAGATAGAGAGATGAAGGATGTCAAGGAAATGTTCAAAGACTTCCAGCTGACAAAGCCACCTGCAGTACCAGcaaggagaggagagcagcaaaGCCTTTCAG AACCTCCAAAGCCTGTTCCCCGACAGAGTGCTCTGCCAGCTGATGGCCTGTTTGAAAGTCAACCTAAACCAGACCTTTTCAGCACCTCTGCT GAATCTCAGAAATCACCTTCTGGTCCATTTGGTGATCCTTTTGGCAACCCATTTGCATAG
- the LOC112983589 gene encoding disabled homolog 2 isoform X4, producing the protein MSTEAETTTISSQPEQQAPPKAQPSKKEKKKGSEKTDESLLARFKGDGVKYKAKLIGIDDVPEARGDKMSQDSMMKLKGMAVAARSQGQHKQKIWVNISLSGIKIIDEKTGVIEHEHPVNKISFIARDVTDNRAFGYICGGEGQHQFFAIKTAQQAEPLVVDLKDLFQLIYNMKKKEEEDKKKSEEVNKTENGNEALPADQTDKLKLGVDQMDLFGDMSTPPDVSSPTETKEILLVDLNSEIETKQTFTKEDLFLNGITTSLPQPKPQPPFLPETSFSANLSFFPTPNPDPFSDDPFAQPDQSAQPSFDSLESADQKKEGLSTLTPTASSDLFSSDLFAPTTESLGLTSVAQPGPVPTSPLDLFKASPTTAPPLAGLGGLPVTTSPWSAQTSAFTQAASVFPGSMMPAQPTGFTQPLAFGTQAVSSWNQPASFGPAPSQSPGLWAQPAQVPSTSWAQPSNAVNPFQSSVFPPSTLPAQTPSVLPSMTTTTSPPQPPPRTAPQKELSKKESDAFIALDPLGDREMKDVKEMFKDFQLTKPPAVPARRGEQQSLSEPPKPVPRQSALPADGLFESQPKPDLFSTSAKESQKSPSGPFGDPFGNPFA; encoded by the exons ATGTCTACTGAAGCTGAAACTACTACTATCAGCAGCCAGCCTGAGCAGCAGGCTCCACCAAAAGCACAACcttcaaagaaggagaaaaagaaag GGTCAGAAAAGACAGATGAATCTCTCTTGGCTAGATTCAAAGGTGATGGTGTAAAATACAAAGCTAAACTAATTGGCATTGATGATGTCCCAGAAGCAAGAGGAGACAAAATGAGTCAGGATTCAATGATGAAGCTGAAG GGAATGGCAGTGGCAGCCCGTTCCCAGGGTCAGCACAAACAGAAGATCTGGGTGAACATCTCCCTCTCTGGTATCAAGATAATAGATGAGAAAACTGGG GTCATAGAGCATGAGCATCCAGTGAACAAAATCTCCTTTATTGCTCGGGATGTAACAGACAATCGTGCCTTTGGCTATATTTGTGGAGGCGAGGGCCAGCACCAGTTCTTTGCCATAAAAACAGCACAACAG GCTGAGCCTCTAGTTGTTGATCTTAAGGACCTGTTCCAGCTAATATATAAtatgaagaaaaaggaggaggaagacaagaaaaaG agTGAAGAAGTCAATAAGACTGAG AATGGTAATGAAGCACTGCCTGCTGATCAAACTGACAAACTGAAACTG GGAGTTGACCAGATGGACTTGTTTGGGGATATGTCCACGCCTCCTGATGTGAGCAGTCCCACA GAAACTAAAGAGATTCTGTTAGTGGATCTAAACTCTGAAATTGAGACCAAACAGACTTTTACAAAAGAGGATCTCTTCTTGAATGGCATCACAACCTCTCTTCCACAACCAAAGCCACAGCCACCTTTCTTGCCTGAGACTTCTTTTTCTGCCAATCTCAGCTTCTTTCCCACACCTAATCCAGACCCTTTCAGTGATGATCCTTTTGCACAGCCAGACCAATCTGCACAGCCTTCATTTGATTCTCTAGAATCTGCTGATCAGAAGAAGGAAGGTCTGAGCACCTTGACACCG actgcATCAAGTGACTTGTTTAGTTCAGACTTGTTTGCACCAACTACAGAGAGCCTTGGTTTGACTTCAGTGGCACAGCCAGGACCTGTGCCAACTAGCCCACTGGATCTCTTCAAAGCAAGTCCTACCACAGCACCTCCACTGGCTGGTCTAG GTGGCTTGCCAGTGACTACTTCACCATGGAGTGCACAGACCTCTGCCTTCACTCAGGCTGCATCAGTCTTTCCTGGATCTATGATGCCTGCTCAGCCTACAGGATTTACTCAACCACTTGCCTTTGGTACTCAAGCAGTGTCAAGCTGGAACCAGCCAGCATCTTTTGGTCCAGCACCCTCTCAGTCCCCTGGTCTGTGGGCACAGCCAGCACAAGTTCCATCTACTTCATGGGCACAGCCATCCAATGCTGTAAATCCATTCCAGAGTAGCGTATTCCCGCCTTCAACACTACCTGCTCAGACACCATCTGTACTGCCTTCCATGACAACAACTACTAGCCCACCTCAGCCACCACCTAGAACTGCACCTCAGAAGGAGCTATCCAAGAAAGAGAGTGATGCCTTTATTGCTCTGGATCCACTTGGAGATAGAGAGATGAAGGATGTCAAGGAAATGTTCAAAGACTTCCAGCTGACAAAGCCACCTGCAGTACCAGcaaggagaggagagcagcaaaGCCTTTCAG AACCTCCAAAGCCTGTTCCCCGACAGAGTGCTCTGCCAGCTGATGGCCTGTTTGAAAGTCAACCTAAACCAGACCTTTTCAGCACCTCTGCT AAGGAATCTCAGAAATCACCTTCTGGTCCATTTGGTGATCCTTTTGGCAACCCATTTGCATAG
- the LOC112983589 gene encoding disabled homolog 2 isoform X3 encodes MSTEAETTTISSQPEQQAPPKAQPSKKEKKKGSEKTDESLLARFKGDGVKYKAKLIGIDDVPEARGDKMSQDSMMKLKGMAVAARSQGQHKQKIWVNISLSGIKIIDEKTGVIEHEHPVNKISFIARDVTDNRAFGYICGGEGQHQFFAIKTAQQAEPLVVDLKDLFQLIYNMKKKEEEDKKKNGNEALPADQTDKLKLGVDQMDLFGDMSTPPDVSSPTETKEILLVDLNSEIETKQTFTKEDLFLNGITTSLPQPKPQPPFLPETSFSANLSFFPTPNPDPFSDDPFAQPDQSAQPSFDSLESADQKKEGLSTLTPVGNGASNGDIDYFGKQFDQISNRTGKREALTSQWPFESKPSAARTPNGVPEREQNGFLKAPSNLFVEGPSKGVSLQNGIKLDSESNIQLMSHESITISPPPQSTKPGRGRRSVKTASSDLFSSDLFAPTTESLGLTSVAQPGPVPTSPLDLFKASPTTAPPLAGLGGLPVTTSPWSAQTSAFTQAASVFPGSMMPAQPTGFTQPLAFGTQAVSSWNQPASFGPAPSQSPGLWAQPAQVPSTSWAQPSNAVNPFQSSVFPPSTLPAQTPSVLPSMTTTTSPPQPPPRTAPQKELSKKESDAFIALDPLGDREMKDVKEMFKDFQLTKPPAVPARRGEQQSLSEPPKPVPRQSALPADGLFESQPKPDLFSTSAKESQKSPSGPFGDPFGNPFA; translated from the exons ATGTCTACTGAAGCTGAAACTACTACTATCAGCAGCCAGCCTGAGCAGCAGGCTCCACCAAAAGCACAACcttcaaagaaggagaaaaagaaag GGTCAGAAAAGACAGATGAATCTCTCTTGGCTAGATTCAAAGGTGATGGTGTAAAATACAAAGCTAAACTAATTGGCATTGATGATGTCCCAGAAGCAAGAGGAGACAAAATGAGTCAGGATTCAATGATGAAGCTGAAG GGAATGGCAGTGGCAGCCCGTTCCCAGGGTCAGCACAAACAGAAGATCTGGGTGAACATCTCCCTCTCTGGTATCAAGATAATAGATGAGAAAACTGGG GTCATAGAGCATGAGCATCCAGTGAACAAAATCTCCTTTATTGCTCGGGATGTAACAGACAATCGTGCCTTTGGCTATATTTGTGGAGGCGAGGGCCAGCACCAGTTCTTTGCCATAAAAACAGCACAACAG GCTGAGCCTCTAGTTGTTGATCTTAAGGACCTGTTCCAGCTAATATATAAtatgaagaaaaaggaggaggaagacaagaaaaaG AATGGTAATGAAGCACTGCCTGCTGATCAAACTGACAAACTGAAACTG GGAGTTGACCAGATGGACTTGTTTGGGGATATGTCCACGCCTCCTGATGTGAGCAGTCCCACA GAAACTAAAGAGATTCTGTTAGTGGATCTAAACTCTGAAATTGAGACCAAACAGACTTTTACAAAAGAGGATCTCTTCTTGAATGGCATCACAACCTCTCTTCCACAACCAAAGCCACAGCCACCTTTCTTGCCTGAGACTTCTTTTTCTGCCAATCTCAGCTTCTTTCCCACACCTAATCCAGACCCTTTCAGTGATGATCCTTTTGCACAGCCAGACCAATCTGCACAGCCTTCATTTGATTCTCTAGAATCTGCTGATCAGAAGAAGGAAGGTCTGAGCACCTTGACACCGGTGGGTAATGGTGCTTCAAATGGTGATATTGACTACTTTGGTAAACAGTTTGACCAGATTTCTAATAGAACTGGCAAACGAGAAGCACTCACAAGCCAGTGGCCATTTGAGAGTAAACCGTCTGCAGCAAGAACCCCAAATGGGGTACCAGAGAGAGAACAGAATGGCTTTCTTAAAGCCCCATCAAACCTGTTTGTGGAAGGGCCTTCCAAAGGAGTATCTCTGCAGAATGGAATAAAGCTGGATTCTGAAAGCAATATCCAGCTTATGTCACATGAGTCTATAACAATTAGCCCACCACCACAAAGTACCAagccaggaagaggaaggaggtctGTCAAG actgcATCAAGTGACTTGTTTAGTTCAGACTTGTTTGCACCAACTACAGAGAGCCTTGGTTTGACTTCAGTGGCACAGCCAGGACCTGTGCCAACTAGCCCACTGGATCTCTTCAAAGCAAGTCCTACCACAGCACCTCCACTGGCTGGTCTAG GTGGCTTGCCAGTGACTACTTCACCATGGAGTGCACAGACCTCTGCCTTCACTCAGGCTGCATCAGTCTTTCCTGGATCTATGATGCCTGCTCAGCCTACAGGATTTACTCAACCACTTGCCTTTGGTACTCAAGCAGTGTCAAGCTGGAACCAGCCAGCATCTTTTGGTCCAGCACCCTCTCAGTCCCCTGGTCTGTGGGCACAGCCAGCACAAGTTCCATCTACTTCATGGGCACAGCCATCCAATGCTGTAAATCCATTCCAGAGTAGCGTATTCCCGCCTTCAACACTACCTGCTCAGACACCATCTGTACTGCCTTCCATGACAACAACTACTAGCCCACCTCAGCCACCACCTAGAACTGCACCTCAGAAGGAGCTATCCAAGAAAGAGAGTGATGCCTTTATTGCTCTGGATCCACTTGGAGATAGAGAGATGAAGGATGTCAAGGAAATGTTCAAAGACTTCCAGCTGACAAAGCCACCTGCAGTACCAGcaaggagaggagagcagcaaaGCCTTTCAG AACCTCCAAAGCCTGTTCCCCGACAGAGTGCTCTGCCAGCTGATGGCCTGTTTGAAAGTCAACCTAAACCAGACCTTTTCAGCACCTCTGCT AAGGAATCTCAGAAATCACCTTCTGGTCCATTTGGTGATCCTTTTGGCAACCCATTTGCATAG